The following proteins come from a genomic window of Limosilactobacillus reuteri:
- a CDS encoding LysM peptidoglycan-binding domain-containing protein, producing the protein MIFNIKRDKRNNEINNKVNSCIVAMAMGTVTAKADTTVTVNAGDSLNGIAQKYNVSADDIATANHLQNKELIFAGQKLIIPTKDKNETPANNTVKKDQANKNSQSLQDSVNKAMSYLGTPYVWGGNKPGGFDCSGLVQYCYGIPQRTTYEQQALGPHIHDNVLNAPYGALVFLWF; encoded by the coding sequence ATGATATTTAATATAAAGAGGGATAAACGAAATAATGAAATCAACAACAAAGTAAATTCTTGCATCGTCGCAATGGCAATGGGCACGGTAACTGCTAAGGCTGATACAACTGTTACCGTCAATGCTGGCGATAGTTTAAACGGGATTGCTCAAAAGTATAATGTTAGTGCGGATGATATTGCAACCGCTAATCATCTGCAAAATAAAGAATTGATTTTTGCCGGACAAAAGCTGATAATTCCAACCAAGGATAAAAATGAAACACCTGCTAATAACACTGTGAAAAAGGATCAAGCTAATAAGAACAGTCAGAGTCTACAAGATTCTGTTAACAAGGCAATGTCTTATTTAGGAACTCCGTATGTTTGGGGCGGTAATAAGCCAGGTGGATTTGATTGTTCTGGTTTGGTTCAATATTGCTACGGTATTCCTCAACGAACGACGTATGAACAACAAGCTTTAGGACCACATATTCACGATAATGTCTTAAACGCGCCATACGGGGCCCTCGTTTTTTTATGGTTCTGA
- the pheT gene encoding phenylalanine--tRNA ligase subunit beta — MKVSYQWLQEYLDLDVAPQDLAEKIARTSVDINDVYSLSDGLKKIVVGEVVKCENHPDSDHLHVCQVDVGEEEPIQIVCGAPNVQEGKKVIVALHGARIADNQKIKRGKIRGVESNGMLCALQEIGFSDKIAPKDYEDGIYFLPDDAKTGDPVFKYLGMDDTIIDTDVTPNRGDMLSIYGNVNDIAAFYGLKSHFKETAIKEEGTEKTADLLQAEITDTKIAPTYKLRVIKGVKIAESPLWLQIRLWNSGIRPVNNVVDVTNYILLKYGQPLHSYDYDQLSGNNFGVRHANEGEKFVTLDGDEQTLKANDIVVTVDDQPVALAGTMGGEGTAVSDDTTTVALEAAIFDPVMVRKQARRLDLHSESSMRFERGINPATVETALNEAAEMIKELAGGTITAEIVTGSEAPAVDTPIKLSLAKINHVLGTSLTMEQVTDIFDRLAFAYTVDGDDQLTVIAPARRWDISLAADLYEEIARIYCYDNLPSTLPTMTRNRGGLTPRQRFIRASRHDLEGMGLTQAISYSLTTVEKAKQFQIKPLTEPMKLDFPMSSDHVATRMNIISGLLNDIAYNVARNVDNVALYEEGRVFLPMGDERPVEQEHLAAAVTGQMVANSWNKKDQPVDFFQLKGIVERYLKNMGIAGKVAYVPTSDRPEMHPGRTADIMVDDQLVGFIGQVYPQTAKEYKIPETYVFELNLELLLTAPKIENEYTPISKYPSITRDIALLVDDEVENATIVEAIKQKGGAYLKDIHLFDVYAGSHLPAGKKSLAYTLTYQDDKGTLTEGQVNAAFDKVTAYLQDKVDAEIR, encoded by the coding sequence ATGAAAGTATCATATCAATGGCTTCAAGAATACCTTGATTTAGATGTTGCCCCTCAAGATTTAGCTGAAAAGATTGCTCGTACCTCGGTTGACATTAATGACGTTTATTCATTAAGCGACGGATTAAAGAAGATTGTTGTTGGGGAAGTAGTAAAATGTGAAAATCACCCTGACTCAGACCATCTTCATGTTTGTCAAGTTGATGTTGGTGAAGAAGAACCGATCCAGATTGTTTGTGGTGCCCCGAACGTTCAAGAAGGCAAAAAGGTAATCGTTGCCCTTCATGGTGCGCGAATTGCTGACAACCAAAAGATTAAGCGTGGTAAGATCCGCGGTGTTGAATCAAATGGAATGCTTTGTGCCCTTCAAGAAATTGGCTTTAGCGATAAGATTGCCCCTAAAGACTACGAAGATGGTATCTACTTCTTACCAGATGATGCTAAAACTGGTGATCCCGTATTTAAGTACTTAGGAATGGACGACACGATCATTGATACAGACGTAACTCCTAACCGTGGGGATATGCTTAGTATTTATGGAAATGTTAATGATATCGCAGCCTTTTACGGATTAAAGTCACATTTTAAGGAAACTGCAATTAAAGAAGAAGGTACTGAAAAAACAGCAGACCTTCTTCAGGCAGAAATTACTGATACTAAGATTGCCCCAACTTATAAATTACGGGTAATTAAAGGTGTTAAAATTGCTGAAAGTCCACTATGGCTTCAAATTCGCTTATGGAACAGTGGTATTCGTCCTGTAAATAATGTTGTGGATGTGACTAACTATATCCTTCTTAAATATGGTCAGCCACTCCACAGTTATGATTATGATCAATTATCTGGTAACAACTTTGGGGTTCGTCATGCTAATGAAGGTGAAAAGTTTGTTACATTAGATGGGGATGAACAAACCTTAAAAGCAAATGATATTGTTGTAACTGTCGATGACCAACCAGTTGCTCTTGCGGGAACAATGGGTGGAGAAGGAACTGCAGTAAGTGATGATACGACAACTGTTGCCCTTGAAGCAGCCATTTTTGATCCAGTAATGGTCCGGAAGCAAGCACGGCGCTTAGATCTTCATAGTGAATCTTCAATGCGGTTTGAACGTGGAATCAATCCAGCAACAGTTGAAACGGCATTGAATGAAGCAGCTGAAATGATTAAGGAACTTGCTGGTGGCACGATTACAGCAGAAATTGTTACTGGTAGTGAAGCGCCAGCAGTTGATACGCCAATCAAACTATCCCTTGCGAAGATTAATCATGTTCTGGGCACTTCATTAACCATGGAACAAGTTACTGATATTTTTGATCGCTTGGCATTTGCTTACACTGTTGATGGTGACGATCAATTAACAGTGATTGCCCCAGCACGGCGGTGGGATATTAGCCTTGCAGCTGATCTTTATGAAGAAATTGCGCGGATTTACTGTTATGATAACTTACCATCTACTTTACCAACGATGACACGTAACCGGGGAGGACTTACGCCACGTCAACGGTTTATTCGGGCAAGTCGTCATGACCTCGAAGGAATGGGCTTAACCCAAGCAATTAGCTATTCCTTAACAACTGTTGAGAAGGCTAAGCAGTTCCAAATTAAGCCACTTACTGAACCAATGAAACTTGATTTCCCAATGAGTTCTGATCATGTCGCTACCCGGATGAATATTATTAGCGGCTTGCTTAATGATATTGCTTATAACGTGGCGCGAAATGTTGATAACGTAGCGCTATATGAAGAAGGTCGGGTCTTCTTGCCAATGGGGGATGAACGTCCGGTAGAACAAGAACACCTTGCAGCTGCGGTTACTGGTCAAATGGTAGCTAATAGTTGGAATAAGAAAGATCAACCGGTTGATTTCTTCCAACTAAAGGGGATCGTTGAACGTTACCTTAAGAATATGGGGATTGCTGGTAAGGTTGCTTATGTTCCAACTAGTGATCGACCAGAAATGCATCCAGGACGAACCGCTGATATTATGGTTGATGACCAATTAGTTGGCTTTATTGGTCAAGTTTACCCACAAACTGCTAAGGAATATAAGATTCCCGAAACATACGTATTTGAATTAAATCTCGAATTATTACTGACTGCACCAAAGATTGAAAATGAATATACACCTATTAGTAAGTATCCTTCAATCACTCGCGATATTGCCCTCTTGGTTGATGATGAGGTTGAAAATGCAACGATTGTCGAGGCTATTAAGCAAAAGGGTGGTGCTTACCTTAAAGATATTCACTTATTTGATGTTTATGCTGGTTCGCACCTTCCCGCCGGTAAGAAGTCATTAGCTTACACCTTAACTTATCAAGATGATAAAGGAACATTGACTGAAGGCCAAGTAAACGCGGCCTTTGATAAAGTTACTGCTTACTTGCAAGATAAGGTTGATGCAGAAATTCGTTAA
- the pheS gene encoding phenylalanine--tRNA ligase subunit alpha, with amino-acid sequence MGLREKLAELREEGLQDIKQSEDLKRINEIRVKMLGKKGPITSVLRGMRDLSAEERPKVGQFANKVRDELSAAIEEKRAELEQAAMNAKLAAQTIDVTLPGTPVAQGQPHVIQQIIDQVVDLFVSMGYEVAVGDEVEQEVYNFEKLNLPKDHPARDMQDTFYVTPSVLMRTQTSPMQARMLEKHDFSQGPLKMISPGKVYRRDTDDATHSHQFHQIEGMVVGKNITMADLKGTLEAVAQNLFGDKLEVRLRPSYFPFTEPSVEADITCFNCLGKGCAICKQTGWIEVLGAGMVHPNVLKMSGVDPEEYGGFAFGLGPDRFAMLKYGVDDIRNFYQNDVRFLNQFDQKG; translated from the coding sequence ATGGGACTAAGAGAGAAATTAGCCGAACTTCGTGAAGAAGGATTGCAAGATATTAAACAATCAGAGGATTTAAAACGAATTAATGAAATCCGCGTAAAGATGCTGGGAAAGAAAGGCCCTATTACGTCAGTTCTTCGAGGCATGCGTGACCTCAGCGCTGAAGAACGACCAAAAGTAGGGCAATTTGCTAACAAGGTGCGGGATGAATTGTCAGCAGCGATTGAAGAAAAGCGTGCTGAGCTAGAACAGGCCGCTATGAACGCTAAGTTAGCAGCCCAAACAATTGATGTTACTCTTCCTGGTACACCAGTAGCACAAGGACAACCCCATGTTATTCAACAAATTATTGACCAAGTTGTGGACTTGTTTGTATCAATGGGTTATGAAGTAGCAGTTGGGGATGAAGTTGAACAAGAAGTTTATAACTTTGAAAAGCTTAACTTGCCTAAAGATCACCCCGCTCGTGACATGCAAGATACATTTTATGTTACTCCATCTGTTTTGATGCGGACACAAACGTCACCAATGCAAGCGCGGATGCTTGAAAAACATGATTTTAGTCAGGGTCCATTAAAGATGATTTCACCAGGTAAGGTTTATCGACGTGATACTGATGATGCAACGCACAGCCACCAATTCCACCAAATTGAAGGAATGGTTGTTGGTAAAAATATTACGATGGCCGATTTGAAAGGAACTCTTGAAGCAGTTGCTCAAAACCTCTTTGGTGATAAGTTAGAGGTTCGCTTACGGCCAAGTTACTTCCCATTTACTGAACCATCAGTTGAAGCAGATATTACTTGTTTCAACTGCCTTGGTAAGGGTTGTGCAATTTGTAAACAAACTGGTTGGATTGAAGTGCTTGGTGCCGGAATGGTTCATCCAAATGTGCTTAAGATGTCGGGCGTTGATCCTGAAGAATACGGCGGCTTTGCCTTTGGACTTGGACCAGATCGTTTTGCCATGCTGAAGTACGGCGTTGATGATATCCGTAACTTCTATCAAAATGATGTCCGCTTCCTTAACCAATTTGACCAGAAAGGATAA
- a CDS encoding helix-turn-helix domain-containing protein translates to MEQLVAEKALDEDCKLCPKFTRTFMILGKKWNGLIIEVLLKNGNMRFKDIASSIAKCSDRVLCERLKELEDEQIVIRNTYEGSSRVDYSLTERGQELRLVMEAVHTWSDKWI, encoded by the coding sequence ATGGAACAATTAGTAGCAGAAAAGGCACTTGATGAAGACTGTAAACTTTGTCCAAAATTTACACGTACATTTATGATCTTGGGAAAGAAATGGAACGGATTGATCATTGAAGTGCTACTTAAAAATGGCAACATGCGGTTTAAGGATATTGCTAGTAGCATTGCAAAGTGCAGCGACCGGGTTTTATGCGAACGATTAAAAGAGCTCGAAGACGAACAGATTGTTATTCGCAACACTTACGAAGGTTCTAGTCGCGTAGATTATTCTCTGACTGAACGTGGTCAAGAATTGCGCCTAGTCATGGAAGCCGTTCATACCTGGAGTGACAAGTGGATTTAA
- a CDS encoding HD domain-containing protein, which yields MKSKNEWRTDKEYVLIVADLLAQPAVKKLANYTQHHHSTRLQHSIAVSYDSYKIAKKMHLDYRSTARAGLLHDLFYYDWRTTKFNLGTHAFIHPRVALRNAEKITPLNKKEKDIILKHMFGATLAVPRYPESLIVSLVDDFEAEHEFFGPLRAKMRRKIKKRRIRTTW from the coding sequence ATGAAATCAAAAAATGAATGGCGCACCGATAAAGAGTATGTTTTAATCGTTGCCGATCTTTTAGCCCAGCCAGCTGTCAAAAAGCTAGCGAACTATACTCAGCATCATCACTCTACCCGCCTGCAACATTCTATTGCGGTTTCGTATGATAGCTACAAAATTGCTAAAAAAATGCATCTTGATTATCGTAGTACTGCGCGGGCAGGCTTATTGCATGATCTCTTTTACTATGATTGGCGGACAACCAAGTTCAATTTAGGAACTCATGCTTTTATCCATCCCCGAGTTGCATTACGCAATGCTGAAAAGATAACCCCGTTAAATAAAAAAGAAAAGGATATTATCCTTAAGCATATGTTTGGCGCAACGTTGGCAGTGCCACGTTATCCAGAGAGCCTAATCGTATCGCTAGTTGACGATTTTGAAGCAGAGCATGAATTCTTTGGACCGCTACGTGCAAAGATGCGCCGAAAGATTAAGAAACGTCGGATACGAACAACTTGGTAG
- a CDS encoding RNA methyltransferase: MEQLTSIHNQHVKDWKKLQTKKARRQTGTYLLDGWHLVQEASKAGIELLEVVGTTEQLAAHPELEGMANTTYEVTEEIMKYITDTVTPQGIAAVVALPDSHRLPAGPLHGAWLFLDRVQDPGNVGTMVRTADAAGFTGVVVGQRSADLFGPKVVRSMQGSQFHLQMFEGDLRKWIDDFKSINAPVYGTQLNPQAKNFRTVDPGDTFALIMGNEGQGMSADLLSQTTDNLYIPMRGEAESLNVAISAGILMFQLNQNLD; encoded by the coding sequence ATGGAACAATTAACATCAATTCACAATCAGCACGTTAAAGATTGGAAAAAGCTACAAACCAAAAAAGCACGACGCCAGACTGGTACTTACCTGTTAGATGGCTGGCACTTAGTTCAAGAAGCGTCTAAAGCTGGAATCGAGCTTTTAGAAGTAGTGGGGACAACCGAACAATTAGCTGCTCATCCAGAACTGGAAGGCATGGCTAATACAACCTATGAAGTTACTGAAGAGATCATGAAGTATATTACTGATACGGTAACGCCTCAAGGAATTGCCGCGGTTGTTGCTTTACCAGATTCTCATCGGTTACCAGCAGGGCCATTGCATGGGGCATGGCTTTTCCTCGACCGGGTTCAAGATCCAGGCAACGTGGGGACAATGGTACGGACAGCAGATGCCGCTGGGTTTACTGGAGTAGTAGTTGGACAACGCTCAGCAGACTTATTTGGTCCTAAAGTTGTTCGTTCAATGCAAGGAAGCCAATTCCACCTTCAAATGTTTGAGGGTGACTTAAGAAAGTGGATTGATGATTTTAAATCAATCAATGCTCCGGTATATGGAACCCAACTGAATCCCCAAGCCAAAAACTTCCGGACTGTTGATCCTGGCGATACCTTTGCCTTAATTATGGGCAATGAAGGACAGGGGATGAGCGCTGATCTTCTTTCACAAACAACTGATAATCTCTATATCCCAATGCGTGGTGAAGCAGAATCGCTTAACGTGGCTATCTCTGCAGGGATCTTAATGTTTCAGCTTAATCAAAATCTAGATTAA
- a CDS encoding acylphosphatase translates to MVNYHLTITGRVQGVGFRWNVYQLAQQAGIEGIVMNKNNGSVYCELQGPIEIVKQLISKIKAGPTPYARINKVKITKGSLQNYHHSFQITH, encoded by the coding sequence ATGGTTAATTATCATCTTACCATTACTGGCCGCGTCCAAGGAGTTGGCTTCCGCTGGAACGTCTATCAGTTGGCACAACAAGCAGGAATAGAGGGGATTGTTATGAATAAGAATAATGGGAGCGTTTATTGCGAATTGCAGGGTCCCATTGAGATTGTTAAACAATTAATCTCTAAAATTAAAGCTGGGCCGACCCCCTACGCTCGAATTAATAAGGTCAAAATCACTAAGGGAAGTCTGCAAAACTACCATCATTCATTTCAAATCACGCATTAG
- the yidC gene encoding membrane protein insertase YidC, giving the protein MKRKRITIAGGLFTLLLLLSGCVRTTKSGRPYGFVYDYMAKPMQHLMEWLASHMGNNYGWAIIVIVVVVRTILLPVMFSQMKKSTIMQEKMSKVQPLIKELTKKQKAAKTPEEQAAVSQQMMALYRDNNISLTGGIGCLPLLIQLPIFAALYAAIRYSPDLYHATFFGIPLGKPSIILAVLSFIAYAAQSYLGLVGVPEAQKKQMKAAIWMSPFMTFFISITSSAGLGLYFFIGGLFAILQTLMVNAYRPRIRRQIEEEAKKNPIKMPKAPVINTPSSSTKPTDAIDQLRKSDAKSSDQATRNRQRNAGKHQHHKK; this is encoded by the coding sequence ATGAAACGAAAACGAATAACGATCGCTGGTGGCCTCTTTACCCTCCTGCTTCTTCTTAGCGGATGTGTACGGACTACCAAGAGCGGTCGGCCATACGGGTTTGTTTATGATTATATGGCTAAACCAATGCAACACTTGATGGAATGGTTAGCCAGTCACATGGGTAATAACTACGGTTGGGCAATTATTGTCATTGTGGTAGTTGTGCGAACAATCCTTTTACCGGTGATGTTCTCACAAATGAAAAAATCAACCATTATGCAAGAAAAGATGTCCAAGGTTCAACCATTGATTAAAGAGCTAACAAAAAAACAAAAAGCGGCTAAGACACCTGAAGAACAGGCTGCCGTTAGTCAACAAATGATGGCTCTTTACCGGGATAACAATATTAGCTTAACTGGTGGGATTGGATGTCTTCCATTGTTAATTCAGTTGCCAATCTTTGCCGCCTTATATGCTGCTATCCGTTATTCTCCAGATCTTTACCATGCAACTTTCTTCGGGATTCCACTTGGTAAGCCAAGCATTATCTTAGCAGTCTTATCTTTTATCGCCTATGCTGCCCAAAGCTATCTTGGTCTTGTCGGTGTTCCTGAAGCCCAGAAAAAGCAAATGAAAGCTGCTATTTGGATGAGTCCTTTTATGACCTTCTTCATTTCTATCACTTCTTCTGCTGGATTAGGTCTTTACTTCTTCATCGGTGGACTATTTGCCATCTTACAAACCTTGATGGTCAATGCTTACCGGCCACGGATTCGCCGCCAAATTGAAGAAGAGGCCAAGAAGAACCCAATTAAGATGCCTAAAGCACCAGTAATTAACACCCCTAGTTCTTCAACTAAACCAACTGATGCGATTGATCAATTACGTAAGAGTGATGCCAAGTCAAGCGATCAAGCAACCCGTAATCGCCAACGTAATGCTGGTAAACATCAACATCATAAAAAATAA
- a CDS encoding peptide deformylase translates to MIKPIIKDHQLLGKKAIPTTKADLPLANDLIDTLNAHQAECVGMAANMIGVNKNSIIARIGPLNVVMFNPQIIAKSHPYQTAEGCLSLSGTRPTKRYKQITVKFHNQSWQMKTLELTDFAAEIVQHEIDHCNGIII, encoded by the coding sequence ATGATTAAACCGATTATTAAAGACCATCAGTTACTTGGGAAAAAAGCAATTCCCACAACTAAAGCCGATTTGCCTCTTGCAAACGATCTTATCGATACGCTTAATGCTCACCAAGCTGAATGTGTTGGAATGGCTGCCAATATGATTGGCGTAAATAAAAATTCAATTATCGCGCGGATTGGTCCCCTTAATGTCGTAATGTTCAATCCACAAATCATCGCTAAAAGTCACCCTTACCAAACTGCAGAAGGATGTCTTTCATTAAGCGGAACACGTCCTACTAAGCGTTATAAGCAAATTACCGTTAAATTTCATAATCAGAGTTGGCAAATGAAAACATTAGAACTCACGGATTTTGCTGCTGAGATTGTGCAACACGAAATCGACCATTGTAATGGAATTATAATATAA
- a CDS encoding MATE family efflux transporter, whose amino-acid sequence MSITKEVRHYVVRNVVATLGMSMYVIIDTLFISIAAGALGLTTLNLVLPLFNVFNGTGLLLGVGGATIFSLNKVMHPERIKSLFSQLVIFAFSFGLILAILLNIFATPVVNFLGADDATRQMAIVYLRIISWSGPLYMVNYIAINFIRNDGNPTLTMKATLTETLSVILIDWFFIFGMGLKLEGAALAVLFSPAISLVVLSFHRKFAGRQLEWHWVVPHLRNIWRSARLGVASALNELSTGVSIYFFNHVLLQLANNYAVAAYGVISNIAIVVLAIANGVALGVQPLASREFGKHEYKNVSTTLKNGMIITLFLATISFIILITFKHPIIEVFNTSHSGQLLAYASVGLPIYFTSVFFSALNLLFILFLTAIGSARASFSLSILRGYIILLPAIFILAKVAGINGVWAAVPFTEFVITCIGVIIIYQRLKKLNN is encoded by the coding sequence ATGTCAATTACAAAAGAAGTGCGGCATTATGTTGTTCGTAATGTTGTCGCCACCCTCGGGATGTCAATGTATGTTATTATTGACACCCTTTTTATTTCAATCGCGGCGGGGGCTTTAGGTTTAACTACCCTTAACCTGGTGTTGCCCCTTTTCAACGTTTTTAATGGAACTGGACTATTACTGGGAGTCGGAGGTGCGACAATCTTTTCGTTAAATAAGGTTATGCATCCTGAAAGAATTAAATCATTATTTAGCCAACTGGTGATTTTTGCTTTTTCTTTCGGCCTTATCCTAGCAATTCTATTAAACATTTTTGCGACTCCAGTAGTTAATTTTCTTGGCGCAGATGATGCAACGCGCCAAATGGCAATCGTTTATTTACGAATAATTTCATGGAGTGGACCTCTCTATATGGTTAACTACATTGCCATTAATTTTATTCGTAACGATGGTAATCCCACTTTAACAATGAAGGCCACCTTAACCGAAACATTATCTGTTATCCTTATCGACTGGTTCTTTATCTTTGGAATGGGTCTTAAATTGGAAGGAGCAGCATTGGCAGTATTATTTTCGCCAGCAATTAGCTTAGTGGTTTTAAGTTTTCATCGGAAGTTTGCCGGACGACAATTAGAATGGCACTGGGTTGTCCCTCACCTAAGAAACATTTGGCGTTCAGCACGCTTAGGGGTTGCCTCAGCATTAAACGAATTAAGTACTGGTGTTAGTATTTATTTCTTTAACCATGTTTTATTGCAGCTAGCTAATAACTATGCCGTTGCCGCATATGGCGTTATTTCCAACATTGCCATCGTTGTGCTAGCAATTGCTAATGGGGTAGCGCTCGGTGTTCAACCGCTTGCTAGTCGGGAATTTGGTAAACACGAATACAAGAATGTTTCGACGACATTAAAAAATGGGATGATCATTACCCTCTTTCTAGCAACAATCAGCTTTATTATCCTAATCACCTTTAAGCATCCAATTATTGAAGTTTTTAACACTTCTCATTCTGGTCAACTCCTCGCCTATGCTAGTGTTGGTCTTCCAATTTACTTTACAAGTGTATTCTTCAGTGCGTTAAACCTATTGTTCATCCTTTTCTTAACAGCAATTGGATCAGCGCGGGCATCATTTTCTTTATCGATTCTTCGTGGTTATATTATCCTTCTCCCCGCGATCTTTATTCTGGCAAAAGTTGCCGGAATTAACGGGGTCTGGGCAGCAGTTCCTTTTACTGAATTTGTTATTACTTGCATCGGTGTAATTATCATTTACCAGCGACTTAAAAAATTGAATAATTGA
- the yjeM gene encoding glutamate/gamma-aminobutyrate family transporter YjeM: MAAKEQKKLITTPTLVLMIISTIYGFGNVSIAYDQMAYAGMFWYILAGVCFFFPCCLMMAEYGSAFKDAQGGIYSWLAGSIGERLAFIGTFIWLASWVLWLVSSASRLWITLSALLFGHDTTQQWHFWIFNSNQLIGILAILFVLLVTLLSSQGINGITKISSFGGAFMIGMNAIFIIASLVTIIANKGVTAQPIHGISSFIESPNPAFKTPIAIISFVVYAIFAYGGMENLGGVTDSMKNPAKTFPRGLVIGSLLTIGSYVLMILMTGFSVNYNHVIAKSSVNLGNVTYVVFNQLGYQLGVSLGLSHATNIFLGVLFTRMIALAGLMGMLGAMFLLVYSPIKSFIMGANPELWPKKIVTLNKHGMPAYAMWIQAIFVSCIIFLVAFGGSAAASFYQILTDMVNVSTCAPYIFLVGAFPFFQKKDIPHDFVVFKNHFWTNILVIFVEIIVCLGIIFTCIQPIIEHDFQTAFWTAFGPVFFGIVAWIFYNHASKKIKK; encoded by the coding sequence GTGGCTGCGAAAGAGCAGAAAAAATTAATCACAACGCCAACATTGGTGTTAATGATTATTTCGACAATATATGGGTTTGGTAATGTTTCAATAGCTTATGATCAAATGGCATATGCGGGAATGTTTTGGTATATCCTTGCTGGAGTTTGTTTCTTTTTCCCTTGTTGTTTGATGATGGCTGAATATGGCTCGGCGTTTAAGGATGCCCAAGGAGGAATTTATTCGTGGTTAGCTGGTTCGATTGGGGAACGGCTGGCCTTTATCGGAACCTTTATTTGGTTAGCGAGTTGGGTTCTATGGCTAGTATCAAGTGCTTCTCGACTTTGGATAACATTATCGGCACTATTATTTGGTCATGATACTACCCAACAATGGCACTTTTGGATTTTTAATTCTAATCAGTTAATTGGTATCTTGGCAATTCTGTTCGTTTTACTGGTGACTTTGCTGAGTTCACAGGGAATTAATGGGATTACGAAAATCAGCTCGTTTGGTGGAGCGTTTATGATTGGAATGAATGCCATTTTTATTATTGCAAGTTTAGTGACGATTATTGCTAACAAGGGAGTTACCGCCCAGCCTATTCATGGTATTAGTAGTTTTATCGAATCGCCTAATCCTGCTTTTAAGACGCCAATTGCGATTATCTCATTCGTTGTTTACGCAATTTTTGCATATGGTGGAATGGAAAATCTTGGTGGGGTTACTGATAGTATGAAAAATCCGGCGAAGACATTTCCAAGAGGCTTAGTTATTGGTTCGCTCTTAACGATTGGCAGTTACGTATTAATGATTTTGATGACTGGCTTTAGCGTTAATTACAATCATGTTATTGCAAAATCAAGCGTTAACTTAGGTAATGTTACTTACGTTGTCTTTAACCAATTAGGATACCAATTAGGTGTTTCGCTAGGGTTAAGTCATGCTACTAATATTTTTCTTGGTGTTCTCTTTACGCGAATGATTGCGTTAGCTGGGCTGATGGGGATGTTAGGAGCAATGTTCCTCCTAGTTTACTCCCCGATTAAGTCCTTTATCATGGGAGCCAATCCTGAGTTATGGCCCAAAAAAATTGTGACCCTGAACAAACATGGGATGCCGGCATATGCAATGTGGATTCAAGCAATTTTTGTTTCGTGTATTATTTTCTTAGTTGCATTTGGGGGTTCAGCAGCTGCTAGTTTTTATCAAATCTTGACAGATATGGTTAATGTTTCAACCTGTGCCCCTTATATCTTCCTTGTTGGTGCATTTCCGTTCTTTCAAAAGAAGGATATCCCACATGATTTTGTGGTATTTAAGAACCATTTTTGGACAAATATATTAGTTATCTTTGTTGAAATAATTGTTTGCCTAGGAATCATCTTTACGTGTATCCAACCGATTATTGAGCATGATTTTCAAACTGCATTCTGGACGGCATTTGGCCCGGTCTTCTTTGGGATTGTTGCTTGGATTTTCTACAATCACGCATCAAAGAAGATTAAAAAGTAA